In the genome of Megalops cyprinoides isolate fMegCyp1 chromosome 18, fMegCyp1.pri, whole genome shotgun sequence, the window GGCGCTGGATTCTGAGGTGTGTTTGCCTTTACGTTCTCCTTACGCTCTGTAAGCTCTTACGCAGACTGTCCCCGCccgctgtctgtgtgtaagcTCTTACGCAGACTGTCCCAGCtcgctgtctgtgtgtaagcTCTTACGCAGAGTCTCCCAGcccgctgtctgtctgtctgtgtgggatgCTTACGCAGAGTCTCCCAGCCCGCTGTCTGTGTGGGATGCTTACGCAGAGTCTCCCTGCCCGCTGTCTGTGTGGGATGCTTACGCAGAGTCTCCCTGCCCGCTGTCTGTGTGGGATGCTTACGCAGAGTCTCCCAGCCCGCTGTCTGTGTGGGATGCTTACGCAGAGTCTCCCAGCCCGCTGTCTGTGTGGGATTCTTACGCAGAGTCTCCCAGcccgctgtctgtctgtgtgggattCTTACGCAGAGTCTCCCTGCccgctgtctgtgtgtaagcTCTTACACAGAGTCTCCCAGCCCGCTGTCTGTGTGGGATTCTTATGCAGAGTCTCCCAGCCCGCTGTCTGTGTGGGATTCTTACGCAGAGTCTCCCAGCCCGCTGTCTGTGTGGGGGGTGATGAAGAGATAAGATGGAGGTGTGATCTGAGTGGAGGTGTGCTTTGAACAAGAAACTCTTTTTCACAGGGAGAGGACACTCTGCTGGAGTGGTGGAGGACAGTCGAAGGTGGGTGCACACGTCTCTGATATACTgcatgcacatctgtgtgtgtttgtgtgagtgagtgagtgtgtgtgtgtgtttgtgtgagtgagtgagtgtgtgtgtgtgtgtgtttctgtatgtgtgtgtgtgtgtgtgtgtgtgtgtgtgtgtctgaaagtgtttatgaaagCCTGTGTGTGGTTGACACTCTGCTGTATGCTGTTAGGTTGGAATGAGTGGAATGAGTCATCAAATTTTGAAGAAGAGTCGGAACTGTGAGTaaatcttcctctctctccctctctccttctctccctccctctcctcctccctctctctctccctctctccctccctctctttccctctctccttctctccctccctctcctcctccctctctctctccctctccctccccctctccctccctctctctctctctccctctctccttctctccctccctctctctctccctctccctccccctctccctccccctctccctccctctctctctctctctctctctctctccttctctccctccctctcctcctccctctctccctctctctctccctctccctccccctctccctccctctctctctctctctctctctctctctctctctctctctctctctctctccttctctccctccctctctccctccctctcctcctccctctctccctccctttctctctctctctctctctccctccctctctctctctctctctccctccctttctctcctgtctctccctccctttctctcctgtctctctctggcagggTTGCTGAGTGTGGGCTTCATGTGTCTTCAGTGTCTTGGTGTCTTGGTCCTTCTGGTCTCCCTCGGCTAAACACGCTCGTCTGTGTCAGGGTACTTTAGTGGCTACTGAacagttttcttctttttgctaTCATAGTtgagctctccctctctctctctctctctctctcagggcggTGGAGCAGGCTGCTGACCCTGTAAAGTCATGTAGtactgactgtctctctctctcagggcggTGGAGCAGGCTGCTGACCGTGTGTACTTGGCTGCCCAGCTCTTTGTGCGTCTGTTTAACCAGCGGGGGGCGTCTCTACAGAAGCGAATCCTGGAGCTGCTGGCAGTGGCGGACGCCGCGGACAGCTTCCACAAGCGCACGGTGACAGCCAGCGTCGGGGGCGGGGTGGCCAGTGTGGCGGGGAGTGTGACCACCATCACCGGCCTGGTCCTTGCTCCCTTCACCTTTGGCACCTCCATCATTGTCACGGCGGTGGGCATCGGCGTGGCGACCGCGGGAGGCGTGGCCTCCGCCTCCGCCAACATCACAGACACCGTCCACGCCAACATGGACCGCAAGAAGGTGGAGGGCATGATCCAAGGCTACCAGGACGAGATGAAGGACATCCGAGAGTGCCTGGAGTTTCTGCAGGTGCGAGTGTCTGGCATCCTgattcccccttctctctctcccccacgctctctctcccccacgctctcacactctctctctctcccccacgctctcacactctctctctctcccccacgctctcacactctctctctctcccccacgctctcacactcgctctctctcccccacgctctcacactcgctctctctcccccacgctctcacactcgctctctctcccccacgctctctctcccccacgctctcacactcgctctctctcccccacgctctcacactctctctctctcccccacgctctcacactctctctctctcccccacgctctcacactcgctctctctcccccacgctctctctcccccacgctctcacactcgctctctctcccccacgctctcacactctctctcccccacgctctcacactctctctctctcccccacgctctcacactcgctctctctcccccacgctctctctcccccacgctctcacactcgctctctctcccccacgctctcacactctctctcccccacgctctcacactctctctctctcccccacactctcacactctctctctctctcccccacgctctcacactctctctctctcccccacgctctcacactctctctctctcccccacgctctcacactctctctctctcccccacactctcacactctctctcacacacacacacacacacacacactctctctctggtgatgatggtgatggtgatgataatgatgattcAGAATCCTGAGGATTTCTCAGAATCACTGTTTTTCTGATGCAGGGTCTGTAGCTCGCAGCGGTCGCTGTTTTTCCAAACAGCAGCTTCTCAGCTTTTTCACTGCCAGTTTGCGCTGTTttcagacataaacacacaggtgtgcagtcTGCTTCATTTCTAATGGAGCTGAAATCCTGCGTATCCGCTGTCAGGTCCCAGCTATGGCTGCACTGGCCCAGCAGAGGTCAGCAGGAGCTGAATGATCTGTGTGGAGCCAGACTTCACTGCTTTCTGTGTCTCGTTTATGCATCAGTTTGCTGATGTATATGCTGCAGGTTTTACAGTTTGTAATGTGCGGTTTGAGGCCGTTCTGTAGGTCCTCCCACCTGGGACGGGGCTggccaaaaacacaacaaagaagTTAAAAATCAGGAACCAAATAAAACACTTTATTcatgaataatattaaattatatattaataatgttaaaaagacCACAGACACCATCAATACCACCACTACCACTGGtaatacattgtgtgtgtgtgtgtgtgtgtgtggtgtgttgcttgtgtgtgttgcatgttgtgtatgtgtgtgttgcgtgtgtgtgtgtgtgtgtgtgtgtgtgtgtgtgtgttgcatgtgtgtgttgcgtgtgtgtgtgtgtgggtgttgggtgttgcgtgtgtgttgtgtgtgtgtgtgtgtgtgtgtgtgtgtgtgtgtgttgtgggtgttgcatgtgtgttgtgggtgttgCGTGGGTGTTGCGTGTGTgttgcgcgcgtgtgtgtgtgtgtgtgggtgttgggtgttgcgtgtgtgttgtgggtgttgcgtgtgtgttgtgggtgttgCGTGGGTGTTGCGTGGGTGttgcgtgtgtgttgtgtgtgtgtgtgtgttgtgtgttgtgtgtctgtctgtctgtctctgcaggaggGCATGGAtgctctggagcagtggaactTTGAGCAgtacagagagagtgtgtcgAAGCATGCTCTGAGCCAGAACGTCAAGCACGTGAtgaaggaggggggggcgggcgggGAAGGCTCTCATGATCAATACTGAGAGCCTAGTGAGCACCGTGCAGGTGCTGAGCGCAGCGGGCGGAGCCGCCAAGGCCGCACAGGTCATCAGCGTCACCACCGGCGTCATGTCCGGCCTCTTCCTCGCGCTTGACGTCTTCTTCCTCGCCAAGGACTCCCACGAGCTGCGCAAGGGCGCCAAGACGCAGTTCGCCGCCAAGATCCGAGAGGTGTGCAAGGAGCTGCAGGACGGCCTGCTGGAGCTGAACCGCATCAAGAGCGAGCTGCAGAAGACCATGGATGGCAtcgaggtggaggaggaggaggaggaggagggggaggaggaggaggaggaggaggaggaggaggaggaggaggaggaggaggaggaggaggaggaggaggagcctaCCCTGGAGTCAGACCCAGCAAAATTGGCCAAGCTGGAGGAGTAACTAAAGTTATGAAGGAGGAGGCTGGAAGGAAGTATACTGACGAACCCAAACCCAGCCACCCAGCTTTCAGGGGGTGGGTGTTCTCGCAGCACGCCACATGCTCCCCGCCGCCTCGGTCTTCGGTACACTCTAATGCCTCCGCTGACTGGCCCCGGGAAGCGCTTTGCTTTCGAGGGGGGAGGTGTGAGGGGCTGTGCTTTCAGAGCTGCctctgtgaatttttttccctcagattcTCTCACGCGGGTCAGTGTCTGAGCCACTCAGTGGTCAAGCACATGTAATTCTGTTTCAGATATGGCTGTTTTAGTGGTGTTTCTCAATAAAGATGATTTTGGTTGAATTTGCGCCGTGCTGATGCTAAACTGGCCACTACATTTACATCACAACACAAGCTGACACCGCGGGAGGGAGACGCTGCATCTCAGGGCTGGAGCCCTAACTGTCTGTACAGCTGGgaactgtccttctcctctgcagcctctaacaaagatatttttatttgttacacgtttttatatgtattttggCACCACCTTTAATGATCTAGAGGGAGGGCAGATGTAGTTGCTTAAATCTGCCACTAGGCAGACATTTGTGAGGATTTGCCTACATTGTGTTACTAacgttacattattggaatttagcagactgacttacatcagttacaggtttttacaatgttatccatttatacagctggatatttactgcggcaattgtgggttaagtaccttgccccacagggtacagcggcagtgcccccatggggaatcgaacaagcaacctttcagttatgagtactgttccttaaccactatgctacactgctgctgaacaAAGAAGCCATCAAAGGGTTTATTCACAGTCCAAACTAGAGAAACAATTATGGACTATGTCAGACTTTGatgataaacacattttcttgtGGCAATTTATGTCAATGTTTGAGGTCAATTAGATATATATCAGACACATTAGTGAAGTGATGAGGGCAGTGTGGAGGTTGTGGTAGGGAGTGCAGGCAGGTCTGCTGTATGTTCAGAGCGACTGAGACATCATGATTCTCAGAATGCCTGCATTTAAATGGCCTCACAACTCTTCCAACAGGAGCTCTTGGCCAATCGCAGCGCAGTGCACAAACCCTTAGAGCTGGTCTTATCACACTAAAGGAAAACACCACAACTGATCTTTGACCCCTCAGCCTGGAACTGTTAAGCATTTCCGTAAATCACTGACTGCAAACCATGCCACTTCACATTCATCTGCCTGTTCGGGGTGTGTTTTCGATTAGATTGgtaatgtgtttcatttgagCTGTGCGTGTTCTTTTTGTCGGTGTCTCCCGGACTGCAAGGTGAGTGAGGCTTCTGCATTCTCCGCCTGCTTTGGCTCAATCTTTCTGAATCTGTCACTGTGCTCACACAGACCTTTGGAGAGTGAAGGAAACTCCATGTTGacctgtatgagtgtgtgagtgtgtgagtgtgagtgagagtgtgtgtattcatAATACAATGTATGGATTGTAACTGGTCTAAATagtgactctctctgtctctctctccctctccctctccctccctttctctctctctctctctctctctctccctccctctctctctccctctccctccccctctctctctgtctctgtctctctctcactctccctctccctccccccctctctctctgtctctctttccctctctctctctctgtccctctctctctctccctctccctccctttctctctctctctctctctctccctctctctctccctctccctccccctctctctctgtctctgtctctctctcactctccctctcccccccccctctctctctgtctctctttccctctctctctctctgtccctctctctctctccctctccctccctttctctctctctctctctctctccctctctctctccctctccctccccctctctctctctgtctctctctcactctccctctccctccctttcttcctctctctccctttccctctctctcccccccccccccttctcaaattcaaattcaaatgagctttattggcatgacaaaaactccatttgtattgccaaagcatttctacatacattaaaacaaacaaacaacaaatacagaagtgtgtgtgtgtgtgtgtgtgtttgtgtgtgtgtgtgtgtgtgtatgtgtgtgtgtgtgtctggtgtgtgtgtgtgtgtggtctgagtgtgtgtgtggggtgtgaaggtgtgagtgtgtgtgtgtgtgtgtgtgtgtgtgtgtatgtgagtgtgtgtgtgtgtgtgtgtgtgtgtgtatttatttcttgaagtgttttaccgatggagtgactctctttctctgtggcaggcatccacatacctCGCTGCGACTCTGGCACTATCTTGTTCCTCTCCTAGTAATATTCATAGAACCTTACTGTCCTCAGACTTTTCAGTCTGGGTagattgttttgaattcaggaatTCAGGAATTCAGgaattctctccctccctttctccccctctcccccctctctccctctgcctctctctccctctctctctctctctctctgcctctctccctctctctctctccctctctctctctctctctctccctctctctctctccctctctctctctctctctctctctccctccccctctctctctctctctctctccttctctcctccagATGTCGCAGAACATGTTCCAGGAGGGGCTTTACCAGGTGTTCTTTAGGGAAcgccccctgccccgccctgtgCCAGTCAGCTCCACCCCCGAGCAGCTGAGGGAGGTGCGCATCAGCCGTTGGTTTGGAACGGTGGTCAACACGCGCCTCCTCATTACTGGGGTGAGAAATTACCGCCATTTCAGGGGTGTAACGCGAGCTGCCACACAGAAACCTCAGctgcaatctgtctttcataATTATGCTGCTGATTTCTACAGAACACATCCAAAGTGAACTCTTCGGTTTAATTTCGTTGTCtgaacagcagggggcgcaaTAAATGAGCAAACCTGTTCAGTGCTGTTCAGCCATACTTAATGGCTTGCGCTGGAAAGCACAGTCTGAATGTGGGAATCTGCTTTTGAAAGCtgagttttgtcatttattttttatataaattccATAGTTTGcacttaaaaacacattttatttacaattttgtttgtaatttttttgtttgtaaaacacattgttttgcACATTATATATCTCAGGAAGTAACAATGAGTCTTTTTCAGTCGTAActttcattcacattttgtttggCGTTTGGTGACCGTGTGGAAGCGTGGGCCAGTGCGGTGCTCTGCACTGACAGGACAGACAGCTGCTGTGAGTGACGTCACCGTGTAACTGGAGCACTGACCGCATTTCGATTAGAGAGGCAGCGCTCCACTGGCTACACTAACAACACACATAAACCTGTGCAGAGTACAGAAGAGCAATGTGAGTTTTATTAAACTTGAAGAACTATATTCTCTATGTTCCAAAGAGGGGGTTCATAAAATTTCAGCCGATGATTTACAAATGGAAGAAATTATGATCCTCAAAATgacccaaaataaaaataactaccAAGCACCTGTACTACCATGTGCTGTAGAGAAAGCCTTGGTAATCACTGCCACCTAATGCTAAAGCCTGGTATTATCATTAGACAACGTTTACATTttggtttattcatttggccAATGCTCTTAAACAGAGGGCCTTGCAGAGGGTGCGtgaggggttaggggttagggttagggaggttaggggttagggttagggaggttaggggttagggttagggagaTTAGGGGCTAGGTTTAGGgaggttaggggttagggttagggagaTTAGGGGCTAGGTTTAGGGAGGTtatgggttagggttagggaggTTATGGGTTAGGTTTAGGGAGGTTAGGgaggttaggggttagggttagggcttagggtttagggttaggggttagggtttagggttaggtattaaggttagggtttagggttagggattaaggttagggttaggggttagggatTTAGAgttagggtttggggttagcTCTGTGTCTATGCAGTACAGgtgagctctgtgtctctgcagtacAGGTGAGCTCTGAGTCTCTGTGGTACAGGTGAGCTCTGCGGTGCAGGTGAGCTCTGCGGTACAGgtgagctctgtgtctctgaggtACAGgtgagctctgtgtctctgaggtACAGgtgagctctgtgtctctgcagtacAGGTGAGCTCTGCGGTGCAGGTGAGCTCTGCGGTACAGgtgagctctgtgtctctgtggtgcagGTGAGCTCTGCGGTACAGgtgagctctgtgtctctgtggtacAGGTGAGCTCTGCAGTACAGgtgagctctgtgtctctgtggtacAGGTGAGCTCTGCAGTACAGGTGAGCTCTGCGGTGCAGGTGAGCTCTGCGGTGCAGGTGAGCTCTGCGGTGCAGgtgagctctgtgtctctgaggtACAGGTGAGCTCTGCGGTGCAGgtgagctctgtgtctctgcagtacAGGTGAGCTCTGCAGTACAGGTGAGCTCTGCGGTACAGgtgagctctgtgtctctgttgttCCCAGGTGGTGCAGGTGCTCGGTGCTGTGGCCTCCATTCTGACCACTGTGTCTTTCGTCTGCATGGACTTTGGATGCTCTGTGTCTATGATGACGCCCGTTTGGTGTGGAATCTTTGTGAGTTCTTCCATTTTTCAAGCTTCCATCCAAGTTATTATTAATCAATATTAGCATTAGCACTGTCTCCTGGTTCTGTGACTGACTGAGGCTGACTGTTagagctccagcagcagcctctttatttatttgtgttgttacAGTATGTGGCCATTGGGGGGTTCGCCATTGAAGTTCAGAGGAAACCAAACAAAGTGAAGGTGAGTGAGTCTAATCTGCAGCTGAtctgcagggttagggttagagtctgatctgcagctgatctgcagggttagggttagagtctGATCTGCAGCTGATCTGCAGGGTAAGGGTTAGAGTCTGATCTGCAGCTGAtctgcagggttagggttagagtctgatctgcagctgatatgcagggttagggttagagtctgatctgcagggttagggttagagtctgatctgcagctgatctgcagggttagggttagagtctGATCTGCAGCTGATCTGCAGGGTAAGGGTTAGAGTCTGATCTGCAGCTGAtctgcagggttagggttagagtctgatctgcagctgatctgcatggttagggttagagtctgatctgcagctgatctgcggggttagggttagagtctgatctgcagctgatctgcagggttagggttagagtctgatctgcagctgatctgcagggttagggttagagtctGATCTGCAGCTGATCTGCAGGGTAAGGGTTAGAGTCTGATCTGCAGCTGAtctgcagggttagggttagagtctgatctgcagctgatatgc includes:
- the si:dkey-30c15.13 gene encoding transmembrane protein 253, with protein sequence MSQNMFQEGLYQVFFRERPLPRPVPVSSTPEQLREVRISRWFGTVVNTRLLITGVVQVLGAVASILTTVSFVCMDFGCSVSMMTPVWCGIFYVAIGGFAIEVQRKPNKVKVSTLMGLNIFSLILGFCAVLTHSLHITTQTTLSSREQWVGAYVAKGSSIFFTLQCVLASAYTLFLIWRGLSRYSTPYRQSYCALPQGGEEQSDLLLSADSGDFSL